A region of the Stieleria neptunia genome:
GCTCGGATCCAGAACCTGGTCGACCAAATCGCGCAAAAGAAAATGGCGGACGGTCAATTCGACGAGTGCGGGTTGACGTTCCAGCAATTGAATCTTGTCCGAAAGAGTTTGGTGAAGTCCCTTACCGCTATCTATCACGCACGTGTCAAATACCCGAGCCAACAACCAGCCTGAGACCGATTCGACGTCTCCGCCGGCTTCTCCCGACATCGAGGAGCCTGAGCCTTCCGGTGCGAGTCCTCGCACCGTTCCCCCAGATCAAGACGACCGCCGTGACAGCGGCGACGGAGCGTCCGACGATGCAGGCGTCGCGGTTGAAATCCTCTGGGATGCCGACGTGGCGGCCTGGCAGGATCGCCTGGGACTTGGCGACGACCGGATGACCGACGCGGTGCGAGCGGCGGCGGCGCTGCGTGGATTCCGACGCGGGCAAATCGGCGTCCGGATCACCGACGACGTGACGATTCATGAAATCAACGCCCGACACCTGTCGCACGATTACCCGACCGACGTGATCAGCTTTCCCTATTCGGACGATCCCGATCGCATCGAGGGCGAACTGGTCGCCAGCGTTGAAACCGCCCAACAGAACGCCGCGGAGGTGGGTTGGGAGATCGCCAATGAAGTGTTGCTGTATGTGATTCACGGCGTGTTGCACATCGGCGGCATGGACGATTCCGAAGCCGACGAGCGGGCGATGATGCGACGCGCCGAACGCGAGGTGCTGTCGCATCTGGGGATCCAGACACCGGCTGTGGCGGAGGCCGACCCGCATGGATAACGCATGGCCCTACCTGATGGTTTCCGCCGCCGGATTCCTGCTCAGCAGCATCGGCGGATTGGGGGCGGAATTGTTGGACTGTTTCGCGGGACGTTCGTTGGAAGCGTTTTGCCGCGTCAAGAAACGCCGGGAACGATTCAGCAGCGTGCTGGAGCATCAGGATGCGGCGATTCGCGGCAGCGAGTACTTGCGGATGATCGGAACGGTCTTGTTTCTGATCGCGGGCACCGCTGCGTTGATCATTTCCAAGCAAGGCACCGGCTCGCTGGCCTTGACCAACATGCTCGGCTCGCTGGTCGCATGGGTCGTCTTGGCGACGCTTTCGATGATGTTCGTGCATGCCTGGTTGCCGGCGGCGGTCACCCGATTCGCGTCGGCACCGGTGCTCTACCACACCTGGCCGTTTTGGCGCACATTGACGTCGGTCATGAACCCGTTTTCGATTCCCGGTGAAGTGCTCGAAGCGATCACCCGCCGACTGTCGGGGCAGGACGAAAACGAAGACGAGTCGGAAGAATTGCTCGAAGACGAAATCCGAACGATCATCGCTGCGGGGACGAACAAAGGTATTTTCGGGCCCGGCATTCGCGAGATG
Encoded here:
- the ybeY gene encoding rRNA maturation RNase YbeY, with translation MSNTRANNQPETDSTSPPASPDIEEPEPSGASPRTVPPDQDDRRDSGDGASDDAGVAVEILWDADVAAWQDRLGLGDDRMTDAVRAAAALRGFRRGQIGVRITDDVTIHEINARHLSHDYPTDVISFPYSDDPDRIEGELVASVETAQQNAAEVGWEIANEVLLYVIHGVLHIGGMDDSEADERAMMRRAEREVLSHLGIQTPAVAEADPHG